In Sphingomonas sp. G-3-2-10, a single window of DNA contains:
- a CDS encoding isoprenylcysteine carboxylmethyltransferase family protein — MYHDPELALQAKADPRPKSAVSGAVGFIGLAGMVAWIVIARHYGLDGPFSALVNVAAVGVPMILWSIFVDKVHRNPSTGIDWSNVRPWRETLEISGTKLAGLWLTWGGIAIIYAGGKFWWETRYANFPFAMWCFEMVAPWLFLASIPYVMWLDRRLVNPKDGAYALGSWAMGNGEADKPAIYNHLRSWAVKGFFLAFMVSIVPPGFGEFVRWDAATIFQNPVALASFCITFMFVIDVAFATAGYILTFRPLDSHIRTANPYAAGWMAALICYPPFLMMGDGGPLDYHEGTADWAYWFAGHPWVLSVFGVVLVVLTGIYAWATIAFGMRFSNLTHRGVLTHGPYAWTRHPAYLAKNSFWWISTLPFLATTGSWYDAASNSFIMALVSGVYYWRAKTEERHLSEDPAYIAYDEWMTRNGPVPRAFAWAGGLIGRK; from the coding sequence ATGTATCACGATCCCGAACTGGCCCTTCAGGCAAAGGCCGATCCCCGCCCCAAATCGGCGGTGAGCGGCGCAGTCGGGTTTATCGGTCTGGCGGGCATGGTCGCGTGGATCGTCATCGCGCGGCACTATGGCCTCGATGGCCCGTTCTCGGCACTGGTCAATGTCGCCGCGGTTGGCGTGCCGATGATCCTCTGGTCGATCTTCGTCGACAAGGTGCATCGCAATCCCTCCACCGGCATCGACTGGTCGAACGTCCGCCCGTGGCGCGAGACGCTGGAGATCAGCGGCACCAAGCTTGCCGGGCTGTGGCTCACTTGGGGCGGCATCGCGATCATCTATGCTGGCGGCAAATTCTGGTGGGAAACGCGCTACGCCAATTTCCCCTTCGCCATGTGGTGCTTCGAAATGGTTGCGCCCTGGCTGTTCCTCGCTTCGATCCCCTATGTGATGTGGCTAGACCGGCGGCTGGTGAACCCCAAGGATGGCGCCTATGCGCTGGGCAGCTGGGCGATGGGCAATGGCGAGGCCGACAAGCCCGCCATCTACAACCATCTGCGCAGCTGGGCGGTGAAGGGCTTCTTCCTCGCCTTCATGGTCTCGATCGTCCCGCCGGGCTTCGGCGAGTTCGTCCGCTGGGACGCGGCGACGATCTTCCAGAACCCCGTCGCGCTCGCCAGCTTCTGCATCACCTTCATGTTCGTGATCGACGTCGCCTTCGCGACCGCGGGGTACATCCTTACCTTCCGCCCGCTCGACAGCCATATCCGCACCGCCAATCCCTATGCGGCGGGCTGGATGGCGGCGCTGATCTGTTATCCGCCCTTCCTGATGATGGGCGATGGCGGCCCGCTCGACTATCACGAAGGCACCGCCGACTGGGCCTATTGGTTCGCGGGCCATCCTTGGGTGCTGAGCGTGTTCGGCGTGGTGCTGGTCGTGCTGACCGGCATCTATGCCTGGGCGACAATCGCCTTCGGGATGCGCTTCTCGAACCTCACGCATCGCGGCGTGCTGACCCACGGACCTTATGCGTGGACGCGCCACCCGGCCTATCTCGCCAAGAACAGCTTCTGGTGGATCTCGACCCTGCCGTTCCTCGCGACCACCGGCAGCTGGTACGACGCGGCGTCGAACAGCTTCATCATGGCGCTGGTCAGCGGCGTCTATTACTGGCGCGCCAAGACCGAGGAACGCCATCTGAGCGAAGACCCGGCCTATATCGCCTATGACGAATGGATGACCCGCAACGGCCCTGTCCCGCGCGCGTTCGCATGGGCAGGCGGGCTTATCGGCCGGAAGTAA
- a CDS encoding collagenase, with protein sequence MFRPILLTAALLASAAPAIAQNVPGNSAPHRVPFRDTIPAPRDVAYPGTMMLYVDATNVQQGIFRVKQTIPVAKSGHMVLLYPKWIPGKHGPRGEIDKMAGLQIFANGQRLAWRRDPVDVFAFHIEVPRGVKTLDVEFQFLSATKSDQGRIVMTPAMMNLQWYSLALYPAGYYARRIPVIASATYPEGWTAASAIPAKTDGATYTYDKVDFEVLVDSPVFAGRYYREFNLGERVDLNVFADSPEELEAKEEHIQKHRNLVDQAIKLFGSQHYDRYEFLFAISAEMGGIGVEHHRSSENGVGLGYFAKWDDQNTSRNLLSHEYTHSWVGKYRRGADQIVVDFRQPMRNSMLWAYEGHDQFIGYVLGARSGLMTKEDTLEVLAGYAALQDTRPGRHWRSILDTTNDPIITARAPKGWLSWQRSEDYYVDGLMTWMAIDSILREKSGGTKSIDDYDRAFYGMRDGDYGVLPFTIEDIVKTLNDIVPYDWRTLLNEQVYSTTEHAPLDGFVRNGYRLVYTDKPNKATPKTSLDLMYSLGLMMGASGISQVMWDGPAFKAGIDLGDEIIAVNGRGYTQDRLKAAVVGNKDGKEPIRLLLKSGDRYREVVIDYREGLRYPHLEKIGEGEAGLDKLLQPK encoded by the coding sequence ATGTTCCGCCCCATCCTCCTTACCGCCGCTCTGCTCGCCAGCGCGGCACCCGCAATCGCCCAGAACGTCCCCGGAAACTCCGCGCCGCACCGCGTGCCCTTCCGCGACACCATCCCCGCGCCGCGCGACGTCGCCTATCCCGGCACGATGATGCTGTATGTCGATGCGACCAATGTGCAGCAGGGCATCTTCCGGGTGAAGCAGACCATCCCGGTCGCGAAGAGCGGGCATATGGTGCTGCTCTATCCGAAATGGATTCCCGGCAAGCACGGCCCACGCGGCGAGATCGACAAGATGGCGGGCCTCCAGATTTTCGCCAACGGCCAGCGGCTGGCATGGCGGCGCGATCCGGTGGACGTGTTTGCCTTCCATATCGAAGTGCCCAGGGGCGTGAAGACGCTGGACGTCGAGTTCCAGTTCCTGTCGGCCACCAAATCCGATCAGGGCCGCATCGTGATGACTCCGGCGATGATGAACCTGCAATGGTATTCGCTCGCCCTCTATCCCGCCGGCTATTACGCGCGCCGTATCCCGGTGATCGCGAGCGCGACCTATCCCGAGGGCTGGACCGCCGCCTCCGCGATTCCCGCCAAGACCGACGGCGCGACCTACACCTATGACAAGGTGGATTTCGAAGTGCTGGTCGATTCGCCCGTCTTCGCCGGCCGCTATTATCGCGAGTTCAACCTGGGCGAGCGCGTCGACCTGAACGTCTTTGCCGACAGCCCCGAGGAGCTGGAAGCCAAGGAAGAGCATATCCAGAAGCACCGCAATCTGGTGGATCAGGCGATCAAGCTGTTCGGGTCGCAGCATTACGACCGCTACGAATTCCTGTTCGCGATCAGCGCGGAAATGGGCGGCATCGGCGTCGAGCATCACCGCAGCTCGGAAAATGGTGTGGGTCTCGGCTATTTCGCCAAGTGGGACGATCAGAACACCTCGCGCAACCTGCTCTCGCACGAATATACCCATAGCTGGGTCGGCAAATATCGCCGCGGCGCGGATCAGATCGTGGTCGATTTCCGCCAGCCGATGCGCAATTCGATGCTGTGGGCCTATGAAGGGCACGACCAGTTCATCGGATATGTGCTGGGCGCCCGTTCGGGCCTGATGACCAAGGAAGATACGCTGGAAGTGCTGGCCGGTTACGCCGCGCTTCAGGACACGCGCCCCGGCCGTCACTGGCGTTCGATCCTCGACACCACCAACGATCCGATCATCACCGCCCGCGCGCCCAAGGGCTGGCTGAGCTGGCAGCGTTCGGAAGACTATTATGTCGACGGGCTGATGACGTGGATGGCGATCGATTCGATCCTGCGCGAGAAGAGCGGCGGGACCAAGTCGATCGACGATTACGACCGCGCCTTCTACGGGATGCGCGACGGCGACTATGGCGTGCTGCCCTTCACCATCGAGGACATCGTCAAGACGCTGAACGACATCGTGCCCTATGACTGGCGCACCTTGCTGAACGAGCAGGTCTATTCGACGACCGAGCATGCGCCGCTCGACGGGTTCGTCCGCAACGGATACCGGCTGGTCTATACCGACAAGCCCAACAAGGCGACGCCGAAGACCAGTCTGGACCTGATGTACTCGCTGGGCCTGATGATGGGCGCCAGCGGGATCAGCCAGGTGATGTGGGACGGCCCCGCGTTCAAGGCCGGGATCGACCTGGGCGACGAGATCATCGCCGTGAACGGACGCGGCTATACGCAGGACCGGCTGAAGGCTGCGGTGGTCGGCAACAAGGACGGCAAGGAGCCGATCCGGCTGCTGCTGAAAAGCGGCGACCGATACCGCGAAGTCGTCATCGACTATCGCGAAGGCCTGCGCTATCCGCACCTCGAAAAGATCGGTGAAGGAGAGGCCGGTCTCGACAAGCTGCTTCAGCCCAAATGA
- a CDS encoding MliC family protein, translating to MRLFLLLACLPLAACNASDDTRNPGADVYNLEAVDKEALDIAREKAAREAEEERIAEERAQAEANAAAENASIANATGATPAPSPAPVEDNRSAARFRCMDGTKIAVRFDPDNGRATVARGGKTLAVLQQERAASGIWYKGQGHELRGKGYDMTFTQPNLPPLACTTIR from the coding sequence ATGCGCCTTTTCCTGCTGCTCGCCTGCCTGCCTCTCGCCGCCTGCAACGCGTCGGACGATACGCGCAATCCCGGCGCCGACGTGTACAATCTGGAAGCGGTCGACAAGGAAGCGCTGGACATTGCGCGCGAGAAGGCCGCGCGCGAAGCCGAGGAAGAACGCATCGCCGAGGAGCGCGCTCAAGCCGAAGCGAATGCTGCCGCCGAAAATGCCTCGATTGCGAATGCCACTGGCGCCACGCCGGCGCCCTCCCCCGCTCCGGTCGAGGACAATCGCTCGGCGGCGCGGTTCCGCTGCATGGACGGGACCAAGATCGCGGTCCGCTTCGATCCCGACAATGGCCGGGCGACGGTTGCACGCGGCGGCAAGACGCTGGCGGTATTGCAGCAGGAGCGCGCGGCATCGGGCATCTGGTACAAGGGTCAGGGCCACGAGCTGCGCGGCAAGGGCTATGACATGACCTTCACCCAGCCGAACCTGCCGCCGCTCGCTTGCACCACGATCCGCTGA
- a CDS encoding GNAT family N-acetyltransferase, with translation MITIRAAGPEDFDLIASFIRKLADYEKLLHEVVFDDETLRRHLFGDRPAAEVIIGEVDGAPKGFSLFFQTFSTFEGKPGIWLEDLFVEPDARGSGLGRALLSKLASLVVERGGARLEWAVLDWNELGKGFYRTIGAAPVEGWERWRMEGDSLRSLAG, from the coding sequence ATGATCACGATACGCGCAGCGGGACCCGAGGATTTCGACCTGATCGCGAGCTTCATCCGCAAGCTCGCCGATTACGAGAAGCTCCTCCACGAAGTCGTGTTCGACGACGAAACGCTGCGCCGCCATCTGTTCGGCGACCGCCCCGCCGCCGAAGTGATCATCGGCGAGGTCGATGGCGCACCCAAGGGCTTCTCGCTGTTCTTCCAGACCTTCTCCACCTTCGAAGGCAAGCCCGGCATCTGGCTGGAGGATCTGTTCGTCGAACCCGACGCGCGCGGATCGGGCCTCGGCCGCGCGCTGCTGTCGAAGCTGGCGTCGCTGGTGGTCGAGCGCGGCGGGGCGCGGCTCGAATGGGCGGTGCTCGACTGGAACGAACTGGGCAAGGGCTTCTACCGCACCATCGGCGCGGCGCCGGTCGAAGGCTGGGAGCGCTGGCGGATGGAAGGCGATTCGCTGCGGAGCCTCGCCGGCTGA
- a CDS encoding biopolymer transporter ExbD: MSSASRAVPLNAAAPIGEMNTTPLIDVLLVLLVMMIITIPIQSHQVPVDLPQGGPASAPVDKPHKLSIDARGVLFWDGAPVTDTQLPGLLAPLADAGTTLHMQTDPETRYDRFDQVLAIVKKQGITQLGFVGNQPFPD, from the coding sequence ATGTCCAGTGCGTCCCGTGCCGTTCCCCTCAACGCCGCCGCGCCGATCGGCGAGATGAACACCACGCCGCTGATCGACGTGTTGCTGGTGTTGCTGGTGATGATGATCATCACCATTCCGATCCAGAGCCATCAGGTGCCGGTCGACCTGCCGCAGGGCGGCCCGGCCAGCGCGCCCGTCGACAAGCCGCACAAGCTGAGCATCGACGCGCGGGGCGTGCTGTTCTGGGATGGCGCGCCGGTGACCGACACCCAGCTTCCCGGGCTGCTCGCGCCGCTGGCCGACGCGGGGACCACGCTGCACATGCAGACCGATCCCGAAACGCGATACGACCGGTTCGACCAGGTGCTGGCGATCGTGAAGAAGCAGGGCATCACCCAACTCGGCTTTGTCGGCAACCAGCCGTTCCCGGACTGA
- a CDS encoding acyl-CoA thioesterase: protein MTRFTMTFTAMPEDIDILGHVNNAVWVRWIQDIAVAHWEAWAPQADQDGSFWVVTRHEIDYRGNVAEGETVTGETWVSDPPRGARFDRNVRFTGSDGKVRVEAKTTWAIIDRATGRIMRVPPALTELFLEK from the coding sequence ATGACGCGCTTCACCATGACCTTCACCGCCATGCCCGAGGACATCGACATCCTCGGCCATGTCAACAATGCCGTCTGGGTCCGCTGGATTCAGGACATCGCCGTGGCGCATTGGGAAGCGTGGGCGCCGCAGGCCGATCAGGACGGCAGCTTCTGGGTCGTGACGCGGCACGAGATCGATTATCGCGGCAATGTGGCCGAAGGCGAGACGGTGACCGGCGAAACTTGGGTCAGCGATCCGCCGCGCGGGGCAAGGTTCGACCGCAATGTGCGCTTCACCGGCAGCGACGGGAAGGTCCGCGTCGAGGCGAAGACGACCTGGGCGATCATCGATCGCGCCACCGGTCGCATCATGCGCGTGCCGCCCGCGCTGACCGAACTGTTTCTGGAAAAGTGA
- a CDS encoding glutamate--cysteine ligase, with amino-acid sequence MSTKTVSNSNSPVIEDRAQLVDYFARGEKPRERWRIGTEHEKFVYWKDSHRAPSYEEPGGIHALLIGLTKYGWKPVYEGENVIALSGPDGAISLEPAGQFELSGAPLDNLHLTCAETGRHLEQVKAIGDQLGIGFLGLGMWHDKTRAELPIMPKGRYEIMLRHMPRVGSLGLDMMLRTCTIQVNLDYASEADMAKKFRVGLALQPLATALFANSPFTEGKPNGFLSFRSNIWSDTDPARTGMLPFVFEEGFGYERYAEYALDVPMYFVYRDGKYIDAAGQSFRDFLKGELPAYPGHKPTIDDWADHLSTAFPEVRMKQFLEMRGADGGRWGRICALPALWVGLLYDDGALDAAWDLVKGWTIDERQTLRDSVPKLALDAPVPGGRKLRDIAGEVLDIAGAGLAARQRFNASGDNETGFLDPLREIVRTGKVPAQVLLDRFNGDWGGDISRVYDEAKF; translated from the coding sequence ATGAGCACGAAGACCGTTTCGAACAGCAACTCGCCGGTCATCGAAGACCGTGCTCAGTTGGTCGACTATTTCGCACGCGGCGAGAAGCCCCGCGAGCGCTGGCGCATCGGCACCGAGCACGAGAAGTTCGTCTATTGGAAGGACAGCCATCGCGCGCCTTCCTATGAGGAGCCCGGCGGCATTCATGCGCTGCTGATCGGCCTCACCAAATATGGCTGGAAGCCGGTCTATGAGGGCGAGAACGTCATCGCCCTGTCCGGCCCCGACGGGGCGATCAGCCTCGAGCCGGCCGGCCAGTTCGAGCTTTCGGGCGCGCCGCTCGACAATCTCCACCTGACCTGCGCCGAGACCGGACGGCATCTGGAGCAGGTGAAGGCGATCGGCGACCAGCTCGGTATCGGCTTCCTCGGGCTGGGCATGTGGCACGACAAGACGCGCGCCGAGCTGCCGATCATGCCCAAGGGCCGCTACGAGATCATGCTGCGCCACATGCCGCGCGTGGGATCGCTGGGCCTCGACATGATGCTGCGCACCTGCACGATCCAGGTGAATCTCGACTACGCATCCGAAGCAGACATGGCGAAGAAGTTTCGCGTCGGCCTCGCGCTCCAGCCGCTGGCGACTGCCCTGTTCGCCAATTCGCCCTTCACCGAGGGCAAGCCCAACGGGTTCCTGAGCTTCCGCAGCAACATCTGGTCGGACACCGATCCGGCGCGCACCGGTATGCTGCCCTTCGTGTTCGAGGAGGGCTTCGGCTATGAGCGCTACGCCGAGTACGCCCTCGATGTGCCGATGTACTTCGTCTATCGCGACGGGAAATATATCGATGCCGCCGGGCAGAGCTTCCGCGACTTCCTGAAGGGCGAATTGCCCGCCTATCCCGGCCACAAGCCGACGATCGACGATTGGGCGGACCATCTCTCAACCGCGTTCCCCGAAGTGCGGATGAAGCAGTTCCTCGAGATGCGCGGCGCCGATGGCGGGCGCTGGGGGCGGATTTGTGCGCTGCCCGCCTTGTGGGTCGGGCTGCTTTATGACGATGGTGCGCTCGATGCGGCGTGGGACTTGGTGAAGGGCTGGACCATCGATGAGCGCCAGACGCTGCGCGATTCGGTGCCGAAACTGGCGCTCGACGCGCCGGTACCGGGCGGGCGCAAGCTGCGCGACATTGCCGGAGAGGTGCTCGACATTGCGGGCGCGGGCCTTGCCGCGCGCCAGCGGTTCAACGCTTCGGGCGACAACGAAACCGGCTTTCTCGATCCGCTGCGCGAGATCGTGCGGACGGGCAAGGTGCCGGCGCAGGTGCTGCTCGACCGGTTCAACGGCGACTGGGGCGGCGATATCTCGCGGGTGTACGATGAAGCGAAGTTCTGA
- a CDS encoding 16S rRNA (uracil(1498)-N(3))-methyltransferase, translating into MAATPAWPPQSTPRLFVEGELAQGQQIRIDGGQAHYLVSVMRMKIGDPVKLFDDRTGEWLGVAAHVGKRDLILDITQQLREREAVPDLWLCAAPIKKGRIDWVAEKACELGVDRLRPVLTRRSVVDKLNLERLRSHMIEAAEQCGRTALPSLDEPVKLTAFLRDWPEDRALFFADEAGGLPAAEAMRARPGPAAILIGPEGGFDDAERDAIRAHPQAVGIALGPRILRAETAAAAAVAVWMAAAGDW; encoded by the coding sequence ATGGCCGCGACGCCCGCCTGGCCGCCGCAATCCACACCGCGCCTGTTCGTCGAAGGCGAGCTGGCGCAGGGGCAGCAGATCCGCATCGATGGCGGGCAGGCGCATTATCTCGTCTCGGTGATGCGGATGAAGATCGGCGATCCGGTGAAACTGTTCGACGATCGCACCGGCGAATGGCTGGGCGTGGCGGCACATGTCGGCAAGCGCGACCTGATCCTCGACATCACCCAGCAGTTGCGAGAGCGCGAGGCGGTGCCCGATCTGTGGCTGTGCGCCGCGCCGATCAAGAAGGGGCGAATCGACTGGGTTGCGGAGAAGGCGTGCGAGTTGGGGGTGGACCGGCTGCGACCCGTGCTGACGCGGCGGAGCGTGGTGGACAAGCTCAACCTCGAGCGGCTGCGCAGCCATATGATCGAAGCGGCGGAGCAATGCGGGCGCACTGCCCTGCCCTCGCTGGACGAGCCGGTGAAGCTGACGGCGTTTCTGCGCGACTGGCCGGAGGATCGGGCGCTGTTCTTCGCCGATGAGGCGGGTGGTTTGCCCGCGGCCGAGGCGATGCGCGCGCGACCGGGGCCAGCGGCGATCCTGATCGGACCCGAAGGCGGCTTCGACGATGCCGAGCGCGACGCGATCCGCGCGCACCCGCAGGCGGTGGGCATCGCGCTGGGTCCGCGCATCCTGCGCGCCGAGACCGCAGCGGCGGCGGCGGTTGCGGTGTGGATGGCGGCGGCGGGGGATTGGTGA
- the ppa gene encoding inorganic diphosphatase codes for MRIDMIPVGDDAPNSLNVIIEVPTGGEPVKYEFDKESGALFVDRILHTPMRYPANYGFVPHTLSPDGDPLDALVISRSPFIPGCVVRARPIGVLKLEDEAGGDEKLICVPVDTTFPYYSDVGERQDLPSIVLQQIEHFFKHYKDLESEKWVRIGQWGDAEEAKRIVLEAIEAAKVAKAAKAAAA; via the coding sequence ATGCGTATTGATATGATTCCGGTCGGCGACGACGCACCGAACAGCCTGAATGTGATCATCGAAGTGCCGACCGGCGGCGAGCCGGTAAAGTATGAGTTCGACAAGGAATCGGGCGCGCTGTTCGTCGATCGCATCCTGCACACCCCGATGCGCTATCCGGCGAACTATGGCTTCGTGCCGCACACGCTGTCGCCCGATGGCGATCCGCTCGACGCGCTGGTCATCTCGCGATCGCCTTTCATCCCGGGCTGCGTCGTGCGCGCGCGTCCGATTGGCGTGCTCAAGCTGGAAGACGAAGCCGGCGGCGACGAGAAGCTGATCTGCGTCCCCGTCGACACCACCTTCCCCTATTATTCGGACGTGGGCGAGCGGCAGGACCTGCCCTCGATCGTGCTCCAGCAGATCGAGCATTTCTTCAAACACTATAAGGACCTCGAGTCCGAAAAGTGGGTGCGCATCGGCCAGTGGGGCGATGCCGAGGAAGCCAAGCGGATCGTGCTCGAAGCGATCGAGGCCGCGAAGGTGGCCAAGGCCGCCAAGGCAGCCGCAGCCTGA
- a CDS encoding GNAT family N-acetyltransferase — MTSPPVTARIAPGVASIAASDWDACAGEGNPFVGHAFLSALERSGSVTAQTGWQPLPIVIDGADGRPAAIAPAYGKSHSQGEYVFDHGWADAWERAGGRYYPKLQVAVPFTPVPGPRLLTRDPALAPALIAAIEAVTDQNRLSSAHVTFLDEAELPAFEAAGWLIREGLQFHWQNAGYASFDDFLAALSSRKRKAIRKERAAALEGLTVRHLTGSEIGEAHWDAFWAFYQDTGSRKWGRPYLTRDFFSMLGESMGDKVLLMLAERGGQPIAGALNLIGADTLYGRYWGAVEEVPFLHFELCYYQAIDAAIARGLARVEAGAQGEHKLARGYAPVTTWSAHYLPDAGFRRAVSEFLERERDAVRQEQEFFGEMMPFRRDG, encoded by the coding sequence GTGACCTCCCCGCCCGTAACCGCCCGCATCGCTCCCGGTGTCGCCTCGATTGCCGCGAGCGACTGGGATGCGTGCGCGGGCGAGGGAAATCCGTTCGTCGGCCATGCCTTTCTCTCGGCGCTCGAACGCTCCGGATCGGTTACCGCCCAAACCGGGTGGCAGCCGCTGCCGATCGTGATCGACGGCGCGGACGGGCGGCCCGCCGCCATCGCCCCGGCCTATGGCAAGAGCCACAGCCAGGGCGAATATGTGTTCGATCATGGCTGGGCCGATGCGTGGGAGCGGGCGGGCGGGCGCTATTATCCCAAGCTGCAGGTCGCGGTGCCGTTCACGCCGGTGCCCGGACCGCGATTGCTGACCCGCGATCCCGCGCTCGCCCCCGCGCTGATCGCTGCGATCGAAGCTGTGACCGACCAGAACCGGCTGTCCTCCGCGCATGTCACCTTTCTCGACGAAGCCGAGCTGCCCGCGTTCGAGGCGGCCGGATGGCTGATCCGCGAGGGGCTGCAATTCCACTGGCAGAATGCGGGCTATGCCAGCTTCGACGATTTCCTCGCCGCGCTTTCCAGCCGCAAGCGCAAGGCGATCCGCAAGGAGCGCGCCGCCGCGCTGGAGGGGCTGACGGTCCGCCATCTGACCGGCAGCGAAATCGGCGAAGCGCATTGGGACGCCTTCTGGGCATTTTATCAGGACACCGGCAGCCGCAAATGGGGCCGGCCCTATCTGACCCGCGACTTCTTCTCGATGCTGGGCGAGAGCATGGGCGACAAGGTGCTGCTGATGCTGGCCGAGCGCGGCGGACAGCCCATTGCGGGGGCGCTCAACCTGATCGGCGCGGACACGCTGTACGGGCGCTATTGGGGCGCGGTGGAGGAAGTGCCGTTCCTCCATTTCGAGCTTTGCTATTATCAGGCGATCGATGCTGCAATCGCGCGCGGGCTGGCCCGGGTCGAGGCCGGGGCGCAGGGCGAGCACAAGCTGGCGCGCGGCTATGCGCCGGTCACGACCTGGTCCGCGCATTATCTGCCCGATGCGGGATTCCGCCGCGCGGTGAGCGAATTTCTGGAGCGCGAGCGCGACGCGGTGCGCCAAGAGCAGGAATTTTTCGGGGAAATGATGCCGTTCCGGCGGGACGGGTGA
- a CDS encoding TfoX/Sxy family protein — translation MAFDAGLVDWVIEALEPLGTVSMRRMMGGATLYLDGIVFAVVDDSEVWFKADAVSAPVWDEAGCDRFTFTGSDGKVETMNYRRAPADVYDDPDAMREWAALAVAAGERAPKKKPKKPKA, via the coding sequence ATGGCGTTCGATGCCGGTCTCGTCGACTGGGTGATCGAGGCGCTGGAACCGCTCGGTACCGTCTCGATGCGCCGGATGATGGGCGGCGCGACGCTCTATCTCGACGGCATCGTCTTCGCCGTGGTCGACGACAGCGAGGTCTGGTTCAAGGCCGATGCCGTCAGCGCGCCGGTATGGGACGAAGCGGGATGCGATCGCTTCACCTTCACCGGCAGCGACGGCAAGGTCGAGACGATGAACTATCGCCGTGCGCCGGCGGACGTCTATGACGATCCCGACGCGATGCGCGAATGGGCAGCGCTCGCAGTGGCTGCCGGGGAACGCGCGCCGAAGAAGAAGCCTAAAAAGCCGAAAGCCTAG
- a CDS encoding DUF1345 domain-containing protein, which yields MAARKHRWSIGNLIAPPRFILFILALAGGCWLAIPLYGLRYGAMLAFDGAALLFILACLPLLSHESERMRVSALRNDANRVLLLLLTIAVSLVVLASIASILMESGERHPLTLAKIIGTLSISWVFSNLIYALHYAHLFYKDADGSDAGGLEYPKTPEPDYWDFLYFAFCLGMTFQTSDVSVTDRRMRQVVTLHCLAAFVFNLGVIAFTINVLGGG from the coding sequence ATGGCGGCCCGGAAGCATCGCTGGAGCATCGGCAACCTGATCGCGCCGCCGCGCTTCATCCTGTTCATCCTCGCGCTGGCCGGCGGCTGCTGGCTCGCCATTCCGCTCTACGGCCTGCGCTATGGCGCGATGCTGGCGTTCGACGGTGCGGCGCTGCTGTTCATCCTCGCCTGCCTGCCGCTGCTGAGCCATGAGTCCGAGCGGATGCGCGTCTCTGCGCTGCGCAACGACGCCAACCGGGTGTTGCTGCTGCTGCTGACCATAGCGGTGAGCCTCGTCGTGCTGGCGTCGATCGCGAGCATCCTGATGGAAAGCGGGGAGCGTCATCCGCTGACGCTGGCGAAGATCATCGGCACGCTGTCGATCAGCTGGGTCTTCTCCAACCTGATCTATGCGCTCCACTACGCCCATCTCTTCTACAAGGATGCGGACGGCAGCGACGCGGGCGGGCTGGAATATCCGAAAACGCCCGAGCCCGATTATTGGGACTTTCTCTACTTCGCCTTCTGCCTCGGCATGACCTTCCAGACGAGCGACGTGTCGGTGACCGATCGCCGGATGCGGCAGGTGGTGACGCTGCACTGTCTGGCGGCGTTCGTGTTCAATCTTGGCGTGATCGCCTTCACGATCAACGTGCTGGGCGGCGGCTAG